Proteins encoded together in one Planctomyces sp. SH-PL14 window:
- the deoC gene encoding deoxyribose-phosphate aldolase produces the protein MKYRFEELAGMIDHSLLHPTMTDRELEEGCRLAVRYGVASVCIKPYAVRVAAELLRGSGVRVGAVIGFPHGSACTESKRYETQLACQDGAVEIDMVINVGKALSGDWEYVERDVRAVCDEAHGRGAVVKVILENDFLSGGGAGLTSDVLKEKLCQICERAGADWVKTSTGYGFVKQPGGGYDYKGATEHDLALMRRSCSEKVQVKAAGGVRDLDGLMRVRELGASRCGASATAALLDEYRRRESAGESGGASTGRLGDGGY, from the coding sequence ATGAAGTACCGCTTTGAAGAGCTTGCGGGGATGATCGATCACTCGCTGCTGCATCCGACGATGACGGACCGGGAGCTGGAGGAGGGGTGTCGGCTGGCGGTGCGGTACGGTGTCGCTTCGGTCTGTATCAAGCCGTATGCGGTCCGGGTGGCGGCGGAGCTGTTACGGGGGAGCGGGGTGCGGGTGGGGGCGGTGATTGGGTTTCCGCACGGGAGCGCGTGTACGGAGTCGAAGCGGTATGAGACGCAGCTGGCGTGTCAGGACGGGGCGGTCGAGATCGACATGGTGATCAATGTCGGCAAGGCGCTGAGTGGCGACTGGGAGTATGTCGAGCGGGACGTGCGGGCCGTGTGCGATGAGGCGCATGGCCGCGGGGCGGTGGTGAAGGTGATTCTGGAGAACGATTTTCTGTCAGGGGGCGGGGCGGGGCTGACGAGTGATGTGCTCAAGGAGAAGTTGTGCCAGATCTGTGAGCGGGCGGGGGCGGACTGGGTGAAGACGTCGACGGGGTATGGTTTCGTGAAGCAGCCGGGCGGGGGCTACGACTACAAGGGGGCGACGGAGCATGACCTGGCGCTGATGCGGCGGTCGTGTTCGGAGAAGGTGCAGGTGAAGGCGGCGGGGGGGGTGCGTGATCTGGATGGGTTGATGCGGGTTCGTGAGTTGGGAGCGTCGCGGTGTGGTGCGTCGGCGACGGCGGCGCTGCTGGATGAGTATCGGCGCAGGGAGAGTGCTGGGGAGTCCGGTGGAGCATCGACGGGCCGACTGGGAGACGGCGGCTACTGA
- a CDS encoding glycosyltransferase family 39 protein has product MKTLIVAGTAAPQAPAVERSSAKSRVTAQALSPSQEASPAKTYAADDWARWILVLAFLSGVAFMTPVLWAGPLALDEHGTYWLTGPENPSTLAIRSLNYENIPPLAPLIQRAFLEVFGESEFVFRLPGILCFWGAIAAAYWLGRDLQGPLLGSLTALILSCWPAVVSEVRLARVYGLSLLLATIGFWLAVRWLRAPDERRWGPLWALCAVALMWTHYLNAFVVIFQFLTLLPIVLEGKHTTRWLFLCSCIVAVGGVPLIPSVLRMAEDGRHFGFQGDLPFWRDISKIWWLGLPAGWAAARIVDRFVSRPVFGTVWVNRLPPVPLWLWGLVPALLVPIVCQGDLASLANSRYRIGFAVPGACFIAWMIVRNVRPLPAIAGCLMAATVATVTADTPPWRLRRLGSVASREWRKIARIVGQEGIAGEPLFVQSGLGEGFLIPRDYRDPLMHDYTASRLGRFYLKQPHPRFALPFLWKSNGGMVRYFEERLEELRDAEQPTFWVAAATDTDLNLASLHGFQYLVRKAGGREQESHEFRTARLIHYTFAPVDPSK; this is encoded by the coding sequence TTGAAGACCCTCATCGTGGCCGGCACAGCCGCCCCGCAGGCTCCCGCGGTCGAGCGATCGTCCGCCAAGTCCCGCGTCACCGCGCAGGCCCTCTCCCCGTCGCAGGAGGCAAGTCCCGCGAAAACGTATGCGGCGGACGACTGGGCGCGGTGGATCCTCGTGCTGGCGTTCCTGTCCGGCGTCGCCTTCATGACGCCGGTCCTGTGGGCGGGACCGCTGGCGCTCGACGAGCACGGGACCTACTGGCTCACCGGCCCGGAGAACCCTTCGACCCTCGCGATCCGGAGCCTCAACTACGAGAACATCCCGCCGCTCGCCCCGCTGATCCAGCGGGCTTTCCTCGAGGTCTTCGGCGAGTCGGAGTTCGTCTTCCGGCTCCCGGGGATCCTCTGCTTCTGGGGGGCGATCGCCGCGGCATACTGGCTGGGGCGGGATCTGCAGGGGCCGCTGCTCGGAAGCCTGACGGCGCTGATCCTCTCGTGCTGGCCGGCGGTCGTGAGCGAAGTCCGCCTCGCCCGCGTGTATGGCCTGTCGCTCCTGCTGGCGACGATCGGCTTCTGGCTGGCGGTCCGCTGGCTGCGGGCACCGGACGAGCGCCGCTGGGGTCCCCTGTGGGCCCTGTGTGCCGTGGCGCTCATGTGGACCCACTACCTGAACGCCTTCGTGGTGATCTTCCAGTTCCTGACGCTCCTCCCCATCGTGCTGGAAGGGAAGCACACCACGCGGTGGCTGTTCCTCTGCAGCTGCATCGTCGCCGTCGGCGGTGTTCCGCTCATTCCTTCCGTTCTGCGGATGGCTGAGGACGGCCGGCACTTCGGCTTCCAGGGGGACCTCCCCTTCTGGCGCGATATCAGCAAGATCTGGTGGCTGGGGCTCCCGGCCGGCTGGGCCGCGGCGCGGATCGTCGACCGGTTCGTCTCGCGGCCGGTCTTCGGGACGGTCTGGGTCAACCGCCTCCCCCCCGTTCCACTCTGGCTCTGGGGTCTGGTGCCGGCGCTCCTGGTCCCGATCGTCTGCCAGGGGGATCTGGCCAGCCTGGCGAACTCGCGGTACCGCATCGGCTTTGCGGTGCCGGGGGCCTGCTTCATCGCCTGGATGATCGTGCGGAATGTCCGGCCGCTGCCGGCGATTGCCGGCTGCCTCATGGCCGCGACGGTCGCCACAGTAACGGCCGACACCCCTCCCTGGCGGCTGAGGCGGCTCGGTTCCGTCGCCTCGCGCGAGTGGCGGAAGATCGCCCGGATCGTCGGCCAGGAGGGGATCGCGGGGGAGCCGCTCTTCGTCCAGAGCGGCCTGGGGGAAGGGTTCCTGATTCCCCGCGACTACCGCGACCCTCTTATGCACGACTACACGGCGAGCCGCCTCGGGCGGTTCTATCTCAAGCAGCCCCACCCGCGGTTCGCTCTCCCGTTCCTGTGGAAGAGCAACGGCGGCATGGTCCGGTACTTTGAAGAACGGCTGGAGGAGCTGCGGGACGCGGAGCAGCCGACGTTCTGGGTCGCCGCGGCGACCGACACCGACCTCAACCTGGCGTCGCTGCACGGCTTTCAGTACCTGGTCCGGAAGGCGGGAGGGCGGGAGCAGGAGAGCCATGAATTCCGCACCGCGCGGCTGATCCACTACACCTTCGCGCCGGTGGATCCCTCCAAGTGA
- a CDS encoding DegT/DnrJ/EryC1/StrS family aminotransferase, whose translation MIRAFDYRPELARHRSEIDAAIARVLDSGHLILGPESAAFEAEFAEYVGARHAIGVASGTDALILALRVCGIEPGDEVVTVANTSVPTASAIRAVGAIPRFADVDPRTWLMTAETMSAALTGRTRAVIPVHLYGNPVELSEIVPRAHDLGLRVISDCAHAHGARRRTQRIGPIADIGCFSFYPTKNLGAFGDAGMCVTHDDATAARLRTIKNYGMDAERVAQCDGINSRLDEIQAAILRVELRALDATNAARRDLAEQYRRGLAGSVYAVQEIEQGMEAVYHQFVIRCPDRDAVIDRFRRHEIGYGIHYSPPLHHMPAFRPFHAGRPPLPVAEQLAREVLSLPLYPGLRPDEVDEVLSVLLAG comes from the coding sequence ATGATTCGAGCCTTCGACTACCGTCCCGAGCTGGCCCGCCACCGGTCCGAGATCGACGCGGCCATCGCCCGCGTCCTCGACTCGGGCCATCTGATCCTCGGTCCGGAGTCGGCGGCCTTCGAAGCGGAGTTCGCGGAGTACGTTGGAGCAAGGCACGCTATCGGCGTCGCCTCGGGGACGGACGCCCTGATCCTCGCCCTGCGTGTCTGCGGCATCGAGCCGGGGGACGAGGTGGTGACGGTCGCCAACACCTCGGTCCCGACCGCCTCCGCGATCCGCGCCGTGGGAGCCATCCCCCGCTTCGCCGACGTTGACCCGCGGACGTGGCTCATGACGGCCGAGACGATGTCGGCCGCGCTCACCGGGCGGACCCGGGCCGTGATCCCCGTCCATCTCTACGGCAACCCGGTCGAACTGAGCGAGATCGTCCCCCGGGCGCACGACCTGGGCCTGCGGGTCATCTCCGACTGCGCCCATGCCCACGGGGCCCGCCGCCGAACGCAGCGGATCGGCCCGATCGCCGATATCGGCTGCTTCTCGTTCTATCCGACGAAGAACCTCGGCGCCTTCGGTGACGCCGGGATGTGCGTGACTCATGACGACGCCACCGCCGCCCGTCTGCGGACGATCAAGAACTACGGCATGGACGCCGAGCGGGTGGCGCAGTGCGACGGGATCAACAGCCGGCTCGACGAGATCCAGGCGGCGATCCTGCGGGTCGAGCTCCGGGCCCTCGACGCCACGAACGCCGCCCGCCGGGATCTGGCGGAGCAATACCGCCGCGGCCTGGCCGGCAGCGTCTACGCGGTTCAGGAGATCGAGCAGGGGATGGAGGCGGTGTACCACCAGTTTGTCATCCGCTGCCCGGACCGCGACGCAGTGATCGACCGCTTCCGCCGCCACGAGATCGGATACGGCATCCACTACTCGCCGCCGCTGCACCATATGCCCGCCTTCCGCCCGTTCCACGCCGGCCGGCCGCCGCTCCCCGTGGCGGAGCAGCTCGCGCGGGAGGTCCTGTCGCTGCCGCTCTATCCGGGGCTCCGTCCGGATGAGGTCGACGAGGTGCTCTCCGTCCTGCTCGCCGGGTGA
- a CDS encoding class I SAM-dependent DNA methyltransferase → MNAAEYERLDRAERDHWWFRGLRGLLAQLLRTSLPADPAPTSILDAGCGTGGNLQLIAEQLHPRHLAGFDLSDDAVLRAREKNPGADVYRSDLTRPELRHAPYELVLCCDVLYATGLGPARDGLAALRDSLAPGGALLLHVPAYQWLYSAHDAAVHTRERFTLGQIRDLLASLELQIETLTYRLSLLFPLVVLRRLPDLLGLRAVGRDEAVSDLSVPSGPVNRLLLSIVTFENWLIARGIRFPFGCSIVAVGRKPLAGEIAAPAFVSVPTPAPENAT, encoded by the coding sequence ATGAACGCTGCCGAGTACGAACGGCTCGATCGCGCCGAACGGGACCACTGGTGGTTCCGGGGGCTGCGGGGACTCCTCGCACAGCTCCTCCGGACGTCGCTTCCCGCCGATCCGGCGCCGACCTCGATCCTCGACGCCGGTTGCGGCACGGGGGGGAACCTGCAACTCATCGCGGAGCAGCTTCATCCGCGGCACCTCGCCGGCTTCGACCTTTCGGACGACGCGGTCCTGCGGGCGCGGGAGAAAAACCCGGGGGCGGACGTCTACCGCTCCGACCTGACCCGGCCCGAGCTGCGCCACGCGCCGTATGAGCTGGTCCTCTGCTGCGACGTCCTCTACGCAACGGGGCTCGGTCCCGCCCGCGACGGGCTGGCCGCTCTCCGGGACAGCCTCGCGCCGGGAGGGGCGCTGCTCCTGCATGTCCCCGCCTATCAGTGGCTCTACAGCGCCCACGACGCCGCGGTCCACACGCGGGAGCGGTTCACGCTCGGGCAGATCCGGGATCTCCTGGCGTCGCTGGAGCTGCAGATCGAGACCCTGACGTACCGCCTCTCGCTCCTCTTTCCCCTCGTCGTTCTCCGCCGGCTCCCGGACCTGCTCGGCCTCCGGGCCGTCGGCCGCGACGAGGCGGTCTCCGATCTCTCGGTCCCGTCGGGGCCGGTGAACCGCCTGCTGCTCTCGATCGTCACCTTCGAAAACTGGCTGATCGCCCGGGGGATCCGCTTCCCCTTCGGCTGCTCGATTGTCGCCGTCGGCCGCAAGCCGCTGGCCGGCGAGATCGCTGCCCCCGCTTTCGTCTCCGTCCCCACCCCCGCTCCGGAGAACGCGACTTGA
- a CDS encoding glycosyltransferase family 2 protein — MIPVFNGAQTIEPVVDAALSVFAEEPELVDLRSGGRLEVILVNDGSSDDSEAVCRHLAAKHSGVVRFLQLSRNFGEHPAVMAGLHETRGRYAIVLDDDGQHPPQEAVRLWRAIRERGCDVVYGRYREKRHHWFRNIGSRLNGAAATWLLRKPRHLYLSSFKAISSFVVREVTRYEGPFPYIDGLIFQVTDRIEQIDVEHGPRQAGRSGYTFRKLVRLWMNMFLGFSTAPLRAAVMLGFGTSAFSAFLLLAVILDKLFVNPQVPVGIPTVLIAIALFAGLQMFLLGMLGEYIGRIVLTQNGQPQSIVRYRIAPRASSTNPDLDPDAQPEDSHA; from the coding sequence GTGATTCCGGTCTTCAATGGAGCGCAGACGATCGAACCGGTCGTCGATGCGGCGCTGTCGGTCTTTGCAGAGGAGCCGGAGCTGGTGGACCTCCGCTCCGGGGGGCGGCTCGAGGTCATCCTCGTCAACGACGGATCGAGCGACGACAGCGAAGCGGTCTGCCGCCATCTCGCGGCCAAGCATTCCGGGGTCGTCCGGTTCCTCCAGCTCTCGCGGAACTTCGGAGAGCATCCCGCGGTCATGGCGGGACTGCACGAGACCCGCGGCCGCTACGCGATCGTCCTCGATGACGACGGCCAGCACCCCCCGCAGGAGGCCGTGCGGCTCTGGCGGGCGATCCGCGAACGTGGCTGCGACGTCGTCTACGGCCGCTACCGCGAGAAGCGCCACCACTGGTTCCGCAACATCGGCAGCCGGCTCAACGGGGCGGCCGCGACATGGCTCCTCCGCAAGCCGCGGCACCTCTACCTCTCGAGCTTCAAGGCGATCAGCAGCTTCGTCGTCCGCGAGGTGACGCGGTACGAGGGCCCCTTCCCTTACATCGACGGACTCATCTTCCAGGTCACCGACCGGATCGAGCAGATCGACGTCGAACACGGACCGCGGCAGGCGGGACGGTCCGGGTACACGTTCCGCAAGCTCGTGCGGCTGTGGATGAACATGTTCCTCGGCTTCTCGACCGCGCCCCTCCGCGCGGCGGTGATGCTCGGGTTCGGGACGTCGGCCTTCAGCGCGTTCCTCCTGCTCGCCGTCATCCTGGACAAGCTCTTCGTCAACCCGCAGGTCCCCGTCGGCATCCCGACGGTCCTGATCGCGATCGCCCTCTTCGCCGGCCTGCAGATGTTCCTCCTGGGGATGCTCGGGGAATACATCGGGCGGATCGTCCTGACGCAGAACGGCCAGCCGCAGTCGATCGTCCGCTACCGGATCGCTCCGCGGGCTTCCTCCACCAATCCCGACCTGGATCCCGATGCCCAGCCGGAGGACTCCCATGCGTGA
- a CDS encoding NAD-dependent epimerase/dehydratase family protein: MRDDWRGRRVLIAGGLGFLGTNLARDLIERGALVTAADVVDPGSTVAASRLQGAAGELAIRRFDLLDAEPVREAVTGQDIIYCLAGQVSHIASMSDPLGDLRGNCQIHLNILEACRETNPGATLLYASTRQVYGRQTELPVTERSSVAPVDINGVHKRAVEEYFRLYAQQHGLRTASLRLTNTYGPRMDVVRGDRGFAGVLIGKALRGEPISVFGTGEQVRDFNYVGDVVRALELAADLPARDLDGQVWNFGDPWPCSVRDFVDALSELLPVPVRHVPFPEGYRSIEIGHYCGDYQKFHNATEWSPEVPLREGLRRTIRYFRAHAEEYQVPFSTLSPVPPHTSVRTLA, from the coding sequence ATGCGTGACGACTGGCGCGGGCGGCGGGTGCTGATCGCCGGTGGGCTCGGATTCCTCGGAACGAACCTGGCGCGGGACCTGATCGAGCGCGGCGCCCTCGTGACGGCTGCCGACGTCGTCGATCCTGGGTCGACCGTCGCGGCCAGCCGCCTGCAGGGCGCCGCGGGCGAACTCGCGATCCGCCGCTTCGACCTGCTCGACGCGGAGCCGGTCCGCGAGGCGGTCACCGGCCAGGACATCATCTACTGCCTCGCCGGGCAGGTGAGCCACATCGCCAGCATGAGCGATCCGCTGGGGGACCTCCGCGGCAACTGCCAGATCCATCTCAACATCCTGGAAGCGTGCCGGGAGACCAATCCCGGGGCGACGCTTCTCTACGCCAGCACCCGGCAGGTCTACGGGCGGCAGACCGAGCTCCCGGTGACGGAGCGGAGTTCCGTGGCGCCGGTCGACATCAACGGAGTCCACAAGCGGGCGGTCGAGGAGTATTTCCGGCTGTACGCGCAGCAGCACGGACTGCGGACCGCGTCGCTGCGGCTGACCAACACCTACGGCCCGCGGATGGATGTCGTCCGAGGGGACCGCGGGTTCGCCGGAGTCCTGATCGGCAAGGCGCTGCGGGGCGAGCCGATCTCCGTCTTCGGAACGGGAGAGCAGGTCCGGGACTTCAACTACGTGGGCGATGTCGTCCGGGCCCTTGAGCTGGCGGCCGACCTCCCCGCCCGCGACCTCGACGGGCAGGTCTGGAACTTCGGAGATCCGTGGCCCTGCTCCGTCCGCGACTTCGTCGACGCCCTCAGCGAGCTCCTCCCCGTCCCGGTTCGGCACGTCCCGTTCCCCGAGGGATACCGCTCAATCGAGATCGGCCACTACTGCGGCGACTATCAGAAGTTCCACAACGCCACCGAGTGGTCCCCGGAGGTCCCCCTCCGCGAAGGACTGCGTCGGACGATCCGCTACTTCCGGGCCCATGCGGAGGAATACCAGGTTCCGTTTTCCACTCTGTCCCCCGTTCCCCCCCACACTTCCGTGAGAACGCTCGCATGA